Proteins from a genomic interval of Quercus robur chromosome 9, dhQueRobu3.1, whole genome shotgun sequence:
- the LOC126698651 gene encoding probable mitochondrial import inner membrane translocase subunit TIM21 isoform X1, whose protein sequence is MGTYKYLSGIMRNKQLDMVRLLAEMKCWNYTQNRSILHALRPLQTHEAPRLGNEANQLLLLLKSGSAGRSTFQANRITKDVLGVNGIPVLYRQFSTRDCIPRLPFLLKEKYGANTMIPFSTRSISSKASERPRQNKSEKQKGQSGSETKKDISTVEDVFDAPTYNIPEKPVTFVEGASYTAIIIIGLGIAAAAGYAVFKELIFQPKEYKVFNKALKRIQDDSQVRVRIGSPITGYGQESRNRAARQRIPHKTWTDEEGVEHVEINFFIRGPHGTGKVYSEMFKDQVDKQWKYTYLIVEIRSPTPSQLILESYMPAYNVDKK, encoded by the exons ATGG GAACGTACAAGTACTTGTCAGGGATAATGAGGAACAAGCAGTTAGATATGGTGAGGCTTTTGGCAGAAATGAAGTGTTGGAATTACACACAAAACCGCTCCATTCTTCATGCCTTGCGGCCTTTGCAGACCCATGAGGCTCCTCGGCTGGGCAATGAGGCAAATCAG TTGCTCCTTCTATTGAAGTCAGGTAGTGCTGGACGATCAACTTTTCAAGCAAACCGCATAACTAAG GATGTACTTGGAGTTAATG GAATCCCGGTTCTATATAGACAGTTTTCTACTAGAGATTGTATTCCCCGGTTACCATTTCTACTCAAAGAAAAATATGGGGCAAACACCATGATTCCATTCTCCACTAGATCCATTTCATCAAAAGCTTCAGAGCGACCAAGGCAAAATAAATCAGAGAAGCAAAAGGGTCAAAGTGGATCAGAG ACTAAAAAAGACATATCAACGGTTGAGGATGTCTTTGATGCTCCTACATATAATATCCCAGAGAAGCCCGTGACATTTGTAGAGGGGGCTTCCTACACTGCTATCATTATTATAGGGCTTGGAATTGCAGCTGCTGCTGGATATGCTGTTTTTAAAGAGCTTATCTTTCAACCAAAAGA ATACAAGGTCTTTAACAAGGCTCTGAAGAGGATTCAAGATGACAGCCAG GTTAGGGTGAGGATTGGATCCCCAATTACAGGCTATGGTCAGGAAAGTAGAAATCGTGCTGCTCGCCAACGTATTCCTCATAAGACATGGACTGATGAAGAAGGTGTAGAGCATGTGGAG attaatttttttatccgTGGGCCCCATGGAACTGGGAAAGTTTACTCTGAGATGTTCAAGGACCAAGTGGACAAGCAGTGGAAGTACACATATTTGATTGTTGAGATCAGATCTCCAACCCCTTCACAATTGATTCTAGAGTCATATATGCCGGCTTATAACGTGGACAAGAAGTAG
- the LOC126698651 gene encoding probable mitochondrial import inner membrane translocase subunit TIM21 isoform X2, translating into MGTYKYLSGIMRNKQLDMVRLLAEMKCWNYTQNRSILHALRPLQTHEAPRLGNEANQSGSAGRSTFQANRITKDVLGVNGIPVLYRQFSTRDCIPRLPFLLKEKYGANTMIPFSTRSISSKASERPRQNKSEKQKGQSGSETKKDISTVEDVFDAPTYNIPEKPVTFVEGASYTAIIIIGLGIAAAAGYAVFKELIFQPKEYKVFNKALKRIQDDSQVRVRIGSPITGYGQESRNRAARQRIPHKTWTDEEGVEHVEINFFIRGPHGTGKVYSEMFKDQVDKQWKYTYLIVEIRSPTPSQLILESYMPAYNVDKK; encoded by the exons ATGG GAACGTACAAGTACTTGTCAGGGATAATGAGGAACAAGCAGTTAGATATGGTGAGGCTTTTGGCAGAAATGAAGTGTTGGAATTACACACAAAACCGCTCCATTCTTCATGCCTTGCGGCCTTTGCAGACCCATGAGGCTCCTCGGCTGGGCAATGAGGCAAATCAG TCAGGTAGTGCTGGACGATCAACTTTTCAAGCAAACCGCATAACTAAG GATGTACTTGGAGTTAATG GAATCCCGGTTCTATATAGACAGTTTTCTACTAGAGATTGTATTCCCCGGTTACCATTTCTACTCAAAGAAAAATATGGGGCAAACACCATGATTCCATTCTCCACTAGATCCATTTCATCAAAAGCTTCAGAGCGACCAAGGCAAAATAAATCAGAGAAGCAAAAGGGTCAAAGTGGATCAGAG ACTAAAAAAGACATATCAACGGTTGAGGATGTCTTTGATGCTCCTACATATAATATCCCAGAGAAGCCCGTGACATTTGTAGAGGGGGCTTCCTACACTGCTATCATTATTATAGGGCTTGGAATTGCAGCTGCTGCTGGATATGCTGTTTTTAAAGAGCTTATCTTTCAACCAAAAGA ATACAAGGTCTTTAACAAGGCTCTGAAGAGGATTCAAGATGACAGCCAG GTTAGGGTGAGGATTGGATCCCCAATTACAGGCTATGGTCAGGAAAGTAGAAATCGTGCTGCTCGCCAACGTATTCCTCATAAGACATGGACTGATGAAGAAGGTGTAGAGCATGTGGAG attaatttttttatccgTGGGCCCCATGGAACTGGGAAAGTTTACTCTGAGATGTTCAAGGACCAAGTGGACAAGCAGTGGAAGTACACATATTTGATTGTTGAGATCAGATCTCCAACCCCTTCACAATTGATTCTAGAGTCATATATGCCGGCTTATAACGTGGACAAGAAGTAG